The following proteins are co-located in the Tardibacter chloracetimidivorans genome:
- a CDS encoding 3'-5' exonuclease translates to MADHTHIMVDLETLGTAAGCTILSIGAVAFNPLSGMIGGNFYCNVDRASCEAIGLKTNPATVAWWAQQSVEARAALEANPYPIDVALDAFSYFYRDNDGTHLWGHGGNFDAPVLESAFIAAGMDLPWKYSAARCTRTIYELAGVAPDRMKGVHHNALDDAINQAAAVIAAYGVLKPAMVAKEAAHG, encoded by the coding sequence ATGGCTGATCACACGCACATCATGGTTGATCTGGAAACGCTCGGCACCGCAGCCGGATGCACAATCCTGTCCATCGGCGCCGTTGCCTTCAATCCGCTGTCGGGGATGATCGGAGGCAACTTCTACTGCAACGTCGACCGCGCAAGCTGTGAAGCGATTGGCTTGAAGACCAATCCCGCGACCGTCGCGTGGTGGGCACAACAATCCGTCGAGGCACGGGCAGCGCTTGAGGCAAACCCATATCCTATCGACGTCGCGCTTGACGCGTTTTCCTATTTCTACAGGGACAACGACGGCACGCACCTGTGGGGCCATGGGGGAAACTTTGACGCTCCCGTTCTGGAATCGGCATTTATCGCCGCTGGTATGGACCTGCCGTGGAAATACAGCGCCGCACGCTGCACGCGCACCATATACGAACTCGCCGGCGTAGCGCCCGATCGCATGAAAGGCGTCCATCACAACGCGCTGGACGATGCAATCAACCAGGCTGCGGCGGTGATCGCCGCCTATGGCGTTCTGAAACCAGCGATGGTTGCGAAGGAAGCGGCCCATGGGTGA
- a CDS encoding MarR family transcriptional regulator has translation MGDLASMSLACIKAGVPSDLTMRQLALLHVVSSGRQQVRDLAKTLGVSKPVITRAVNSLAESRLVEREPDPADGRNVLIAIRPDGKWLLEQIREVAHG, from the coding sequence ATGGGTGATCTCGCATCCATGTCGCTGGCCTGCATCAAGGCAGGCGTTCCTTCCGATCTCACGATGCGCCAGCTCGCGCTGCTGCATGTCGTGTCGAGCGGGAGACAGCAGGTCCGCGACCTCGCCAAGACGCTCGGCGTCTCCAAGCCGGTCATCACGCGGGCGGTCAATTCGCTCGCAGAAAGCCGCCTGGTCGAGCGCGAGCCTGACCCTGCCGATGGGCGGAACGTACTGATCGCGATCAGGCCAGACGGCAAGTGGTTGCTGGAGCAGATCCGGGAGGTGGCGCATGGCTGA
- a CDS encoding phage Gp37/Gp68 family protein, with product MAENTKIEWADATWNPVTGCSVVSPGCTNCYAMKLAGTRLQHHPSRYGLTVGSKAGPVWNGEVRFNEQWLDQPLRWKRPRKIFVCAHGDLFHEKVPDEWIDRVFAVMALAPPHIFQVLTKRADRMRAYMARLSAEGQTRWAADILSDAARDIGIDEDGCCAVANWINGLSRWRHAPPDHNSLDGTQPRWPLPNVWLGVSVEDQVRADERREDFANTPAAIKFVSYEPALGPVDWAGWDFVDQIISGGESGPDARPSHPDWHRATRDFCAANDIAYFFKQWGAWLPWQPEHLPDWKAQDGRLMDRHHLPDFNDVDLKGWTDSCLYDGDDICVHERVGKKRAGRLLDGVLHSAFPQQVPA from the coding sequence ATGGCTGAGAACACCAAAATCGAGTGGGCCGACGCGACGTGGAACCCGGTCACCGGCTGCAGCGTCGTCTCGCCGGGCTGCACCAATTGCTATGCGATGAAGCTGGCGGGCACGCGGCTGCAGCACCACCCGTCGCGCTATGGGCTGACCGTCGGCAGCAAGGCCGGGCCGGTCTGGAACGGCGAGGTGCGCTTTAACGAGCAATGGCTGGACCAGCCGCTGCGCTGGAAGCGCCCGCGCAAAATATTTGTCTGCGCGCATGGCGACCTGTTTCACGAGAAGGTGCCCGACGAATGGATCGATCGGGTGTTCGCCGTCATGGCGCTCGCCCCGCCGCACATTTTCCAGGTGCTCACCAAGCGCGCCGACCGGATGCGGGCGTATATGGCTCGCCTTTCGGCCGAAGGTCAGACGCGCTGGGCAGCTGACATTTTGTCAGACGCTGCCCGTGACATCGGGATCGACGAAGACGGATGCTGCGCGGTCGCAAACTGGATCAATGGGCTTTCCCGTTGGCGCCATGCTCCGCCAGATCACAATTCGCTTGATGGCACGCAGCCTCGCTGGCCCCTCCCCAACGTCTGGCTGGGCGTGTCGGTCGAGGATCAGGTGCGCGCGGATGAGCGCCGGGAAGACTTCGCGAACACCCCGGCCGCGATCAAGTTTGTCAGCTACGAACCCGCGCTCGGCCCCGTGGACTGGGCGGGATGGGATTTCGTCGACCAGATCATTAGCGGCGGCGAGAGCGGTCCAGACGCACGCCCGTCGCATCCAGATTGGCACCGCGCTACGCGTGATTTCTGCGCCGCCAACGACATAGCCTATTTCTTCAAGCAATGGGGTGCTTGGCTTCCGTGGCAACCGGAGCATCTTCCTGATTGGAAGGCGCAGGATGGCCGTCTGATGGACCGCCACCACCTCCCGGACTTCAACGATGTTGATCTAAAGGGATGGACCGACTCCTGTCTTTATGACGGCGACGACATTTGCGTACACGAGCGCGTCGGCAAGAAGCGCGCCGGCCGCCTGCTGGACGGCGTCCTGCACAGCGCATTCCCGCAGCAGGTGCCGGCATGA
- a CDS encoding DUF4326 domain-containing protein: MPKRIKLGRTKGWRMPTNAKKVDRSTRYGNPYGPKQIGICVTSWGYPAPILPLREPPSLERALDLYTAHAHTQLEHDPDFFEPLRGYDLGCWCKLCERHKHGKPFLENCPDCAPCHADIVGIIANFERGDLAVALERRNIDEASK, from the coding sequence ATGCCTAAGCGTATCAAGCTCGGCCGCACGAAGGGCTGGCGCATGCCGACGAACGCAAAGAAGGTCGATCGCTCGACCCGCTACGGCAATCCCTATGGGCCAAAGCAGATCGGAATATGCGTCACCTCTTGGGGATATCCGGCGCCGATCCTTCCGTTGCGGGAACCGCCCAGCCTTGAGCGAGCGCTCGACCTCTACACAGCGCATGCTCACACCCAGCTGGAGCATGACCCGGATTTCTTCGAACCGCTGCGCGGCTATGATCTGGGCTGCTGGTGCAAGCTCTGCGAGCGGCACAAGCACGGCAAGCCGTTTCTCGAAAACTGCCCTGACTGCGCCCCATGCCATGCCGATATCGTTGGCATAATCGCCAATTTCGAACGGGGCGATCTGGCCGTCGCCCTCGAACGCCGGAACATTGACGAGGCATCCAAATGA
- a CDS encoding phage integrase SAM-like domain-containing protein: MPKRAKTPPIYHRGGYTLDWDRKADGSLRSPFLAVFWYDAATRRIRSASTRTGDAVAGRKFLDALYLQNSQGEAVCHACGQALNGHGGSILLATAIGNYLATEVDEKASAEAIRHRLAHIVNYLGTLQSADISCDQVDEPWVARFRKWMIARPIVSPTGKTRPRSPATVENSVLQLQAVINAAHARGDARKPAQFRPIAAKQVNRTPRHRADVDQLAAMFRYCIDPAPDAARSPEERQRRIRERQALHRFLIVSVATLARPDAAHDVSLDPRRSQWDATHGVLDLNPRGRRQTRKYRATVWMPYQVRPHLDATKGFFVGPLSVKKSWEAMAAEIGLPGEGEAGMKLVRRSMAQLLRRPDLKVPVEQVELQLGHRRIESTSELYAPFQPDYLPDARRAIETIIDEIEAVVPGAFHRSDTGEKPNVVPIKAAQ, from the coding sequence ATGCCGAAACGCGCAAAGACGCCGCCAATCTATCACCGTGGCGGATACACACTCGACTGGGACCGAAAGGCCGACGGCTCGCTCCGGTCCCCCTTCCTCGCCGTCTTCTGGTATGACGCAGCGACCCGACGCATCCGAAGCGCTTCAACGCGCACAGGCGATGCTGTCGCTGGCCGGAAATTCCTCGACGCGCTCTACCTCCAGAACAGCCAGGGCGAAGCCGTCTGCCACGCATGCGGCCAGGCGCTGAACGGCCACGGCGGGTCTATTCTGCTCGCCACCGCCATCGGCAATTATCTGGCGACCGAAGTTGATGAGAAGGCCTCGGCCGAGGCCATCCGTCACCGCCTCGCCCATATCGTGAACTATCTGGGCACGCTCCAGAGCGCCGACATCAGCTGCGACCAGGTCGATGAGCCATGGGTCGCGCGGTTCCGCAAATGGATGATCGCCCGGCCGATCGTCAGCCCGACCGGCAAGACACGGCCCCGATCGCCGGCCACAGTCGAAAACAGCGTGCTGCAGCTCCAGGCGGTCATCAACGCGGCCCATGCGCGGGGCGACGCCCGCAAGCCCGCCCAGTTCCGGCCGATCGCCGCCAAGCAGGTGAACCGCACCCCGCGCCACCGCGCCGATGTCGATCAGCTGGCGGCGATGTTCCGCTATTGCATAGATCCTGCGCCAGATGCCGCCAGAAGCCCGGAGGAGCGCCAGCGGCGCATTCGGGAGCGTCAGGCCCTCCATCGCTTCCTGATCGTCTCCGTGGCCACGTTGGCGCGCCCGGATGCGGCGCACGATGTGTCGCTAGATCCAAGGCGGTCGCAATGGGACGCAACGCATGGCGTGCTGGATCTGAATCCGCGCGGTCGACGCCAGACCCGCAAGTATCGGGCGACGGTCTGGATGCCCTACCAGGTGCGCCCGCATCTGGACGCCACCAAAGGCTTTTTCGTCGGGCCGCTCAGCGTCAAGAAATCATGGGAAGCAATGGCGGCCGAGATCGGCCTGCCGGGCGAGGGCGAAGCGGGGATGAAGCTTGTGCGCCGATCGATGGCGCAGCTGCTGCGCCGGCCCGACCTGAAGGTGCCGGTCGAGCAGGTGGAATTGCAGCTGGGCCACCGCCGCATCGAGTCCACGTCAGAACTGTATGCGCCGTTCCAGCCGGACTATCTGCCCGACGCCAGACGCGCGATCGAGACGATCATTGATGAGATTGAAGCCGTTGTTCCCGGCGCGTTTCACCGGAGCGACACCGGAGAGAAGCCCAACGTGGTGCCGATCAAGGCCGCACAATGA
- the cpdR gene encoding cell cycle two-component system response regulator CpdR, protein MPRILLAEDDESMRVYIGRALERAGYTVTSVDRGTAALPLVATGGFDLLLTDIVMPEMDGIELAQRAVALAPAMRVMFITGFAAVALNRGEGPTSNAKVLSKPFHLRDLVAEVDRLFELGATPA, encoded by the coding sequence ATGCCAAGAATACTCCTCGCTGAAGACGATGAGTCGATGCGTGTCTATATCGGCCGTGCGCTGGAGCGGGCGGGCTACACGGTCACTTCGGTGGATCGCGGCACGGCCGCGCTGCCGCTGGTTGCGACCGGCGGTTTCGACCTGCTTCTCACCGATATCGTCATGCCCGAGATGGACGGGATCGAGCTTGCCCAGCGCGCCGTCGCGCTTGCGCCTGCGATGCGGGTGATGTTCATCACCGGCTTTGCCGCGGTTGCGCTGAACCGGGGCGAAGGGCCGACCAGCAACGCCAAGGTGCTCTCCAAGCCGTTCCATCTCCGCGATCTGGTGGCCGAGGTGGACCGGCTGTTCGAGCTTGGCGCCACTCCCGCCTGA
- a CDS encoding N-formylglutamate amidohydrolase has product MTKLDPPVPGQPGTVYIEHPPQPFVETGGVAGGPVLISVPHSGRYYPRELVEQVRLPIDDLRMLEDLLVDHLIEEAIGRNVHTITNNYARAWIDLNRRETELDPRQLSPRPAAHIDQRSPRVVAGLGLIPLTSGSGRALYDGPLAMDMIASRIERVHRPYHARIAAGLGAMKERFGAALLCDLHSMPPLPAAQAADIVLGDRHGRTAAPALVDTAAAWLTQQGYRVTRNRPYAGGHSVELHGRPERACHAIQIEFDRQLYLESDGRTLSRNAPGVARLIAGLARVLQECLDTDSGTRLAAE; this is encoded by the coding sequence TTGACGAAGCTTGACCCGCCGGTTCCCGGCCAGCCCGGGACGGTATATATCGAACACCCGCCCCAGCCTTTCGTGGAGACGGGGGGCGTTGCGGGCGGTCCGGTGCTGATCTCCGTCCCTCACAGCGGGCGCTATTATCCGCGCGAACTGGTCGAGCAGGTCCGGCTCCCGATCGATGATCTGCGGATGCTTGAAGACTTGCTTGTCGATCATCTGATCGAGGAGGCGATCGGCCGGAATGTCCACACCATAACGAACAACTACGCCCGTGCATGGATAGACCTGAACCGGCGCGAGACCGAGCTTGACCCGCGCCAGCTTTCGCCCCGCCCCGCCGCCCATATCGATCAGCGGTCCCCCCGCGTGGTGGCGGGACTGGGCCTCATCCCGCTGACGTCGGGATCAGGCCGCGCGCTGTACGACGGCCCGTTGGCGATGGACATGATCGCGAGTCGGATCGAGCGGGTCCACCGCCCCTATCATGCGCGGATCGCCGCCGGGCTGGGCGCGATGAAGGAGCGGTTCGGCGCCGCATTGCTTTGCGACCTGCACTCCATGCCTCCCCTGCCCGCAGCGCAGGCGGCGGACATCGTCCTGGGCGATCGTCATGGGCGCACCGCAGCCCCGGCGCTGGTCGACACGGCGGCCGCCTGGCTGACGCAACAGGGCTATCGCGTCACGCGCAACCGCCCTTATGCCGGGGGGCATAGCGTGGAGCTGCACGGCCGGCCCGAACGGGCATGCCATGCGATCCAGATCGAGTTCGACCGGCAACTGTATCTGGAATCCGACGGACGCACGCTCAGCCGCAACGCGCCGGGCGTCGCCAGGCTGATCGCCGGGCTAGCGCGGGTGCTGCAGGAGTGCCTTGATACCGATTCGGGGACGCGCCTTGCGGCGGAATGA
- a CDS encoding cytochrome b, which translates to MLQTTSRYSAVAIALHWVIALLIVANIALGLGHELFGRANELAIMAAHKSIGLTILALSLLRLAWRLSHRPPPLPAAMPGWQVLAARATHLFFYVAIIALPLTGWLTASASPLRFPLEYFGMFQLPFLPVEQSRSATGLWSEAHEILAFTTIAVLGLHIAGALKHQFFDRDDVLARMLPKV; encoded by the coding sequence GTGTTGCAAACGACTAGCCGCTATTCGGCGGTGGCGATCGCCCTTCACTGGGTGATCGCGCTGCTGATCGTGGCCAACATCGCGCTTGGCCTCGGACACGAACTGTTCGGTCGCGCCAATGAGTTGGCGATCATGGCGGCGCACAAGTCGATCGGCCTCACCATTCTGGCGCTCAGCCTGTTGCGGCTGGCGTGGCGGCTTTCACACCGGCCGCCGCCGCTTCCGGCAGCGATGCCCGGCTGGCAGGTGCTGGCGGCGCGCGCGACTCATCTGTTCTTCTATGTCGCAATAATCGCGTTGCCGCTCACCGGGTGGCTGACGGCCTCGGCGTCGCCGCTCCGATTTCCGCTGGAATACTTCGGCATGTTCCAGCTTCCGTTCCTGCCGGTCGAACAGAGCAGAAGCGCGACGGGTTTATGGAGCGAGGCGCATGAAATACTGGCTTTTACGACGATTGCGGTGCTTGGCCTCCACATCGCAGGCGCTCTGAAACACCAGTTTTTCGACCGTGACGACGTGCTTGCCAGAATGTTGCCAAAAGTCTGA
- a CDS encoding SapC family protein, with the protein MASAAQNALPVLYVELEPLSSTNHAGHRLNPKDALQAVASLHAVPLTVDEFVLAQRDYPIIFTSGPNPVPLALMGLHEGMNLFVDAEGRFRGESYIPAYLRRYPFLLARLRPDSEELSLCFDPSSGIISAEGEGDPLFSEGQPSETTKAILNFCEQFEQSGARTAALIADLDKNGLLIDGEVSIQPEGADKPFVYRGFRMVAEDKLRELRGDVSRKMIQSGAMGLIYAHLFSLSLIRDLFTRQMAEGNLPPSTPAGDAPASVEGADQGVAND; encoded by the coding sequence ATGGCCAGCGCTGCACAGAATGCCCTTCCGGTTTTATACGTCGAGCTTGAGCCTCTGTCGTCGACCAACCACGCAGGGCATCGGCTGAATCCGAAAGACGCGCTGCAGGCCGTCGCGTCGCTTCACGCCGTGCCGCTGACGGTGGACGAGTTCGTGCTTGCCCAGCGCGATTACCCGATCATCTTCACGAGCGGTCCCAATCCGGTGCCGCTGGCGCTGATGGGCCTTCACGAAGGCATGAACCTGTTCGTCGACGCGGAGGGCCGCTTCAGGGGCGAGAGCTATATCCCCGCCTATCTCAGGCGCTATCCGTTTCTTCTGGCGCGACTGCGGCCTGATTCAGAGGAGCTTTCTTTGTGCTTCGATCCGTCGTCGGGCATCATCTCCGCAGAGGGTGAAGGCGATCCGCTTTTCAGCGAGGGGCAGCCGAGCGAAACGACAAAGGCGATCCTGAACTTTTGCGAACAGTTCGAGCAGTCCGGCGCGCGCACCGCGGCGCTGATTGCCGACCTCGACAAAAACGGCCTGCTCATCGACGGCGAGGTTTCGATCCAGCCGGAAGGCGCGGACAAACCCTTCGTCTATCGCGGCTTTCGCATGGTGGCCGAAGACAAGCTTCGCGAACTGCGCGGCGATGTCTCCCGCAAGATGATCCAGTCGGGCGCGATGGGGCTGATCTACGCGCATCTCTTCTCGCTGTCGCTGATCCGCGATCTGTTCACGCGCCAGATGGCGGAAGGTAACCTGCCGCCGTCGACCCCGGCGGGCGATGCGCCTGCGTCGGTGGAAGGGGCGGACCAAGGTGTTGCAAACGACTAG
- a CDS encoding FAD-binding oxidoreductase, which yields MLPFLRRLRERLGPQGYADAADELAPWLTDWRGRVTGKALAMVSPASLEEVRFVVQAAAQEGVPLAPQGGNTSMVAGATPDADGRALLLSMRRMRKIRSVSGEDNALVAEAGVILSDVHDAAEAGDRFFPLSLAAKGSATVGGLVSTNAGGVQVLRYGTMRALTLGLETVLADGTVHHGLKPLRKDNRGYDLKHLLIGAEGTLGVVTAATLALVPRPVERVTAWAGLARLPAALALLRRMEAATGGQVSSFELLPQCGLDLVLAHLPAARSPLGGRHEWQVLIEADTARPGDPLAAIVQQALADALEAGEIADAVIAQSAAQAEAFWLLRESMSEAERREGPAAKHDVAVTVGDMPAFILQTTPEVEAAFPGARVLAFGHLGDGNVHFNVRPPLGDGGEWLGRHIDAINRFVHDAVTAMGGTLSAEHGIGVTKRDEFARLAAPGQLEWMRSIKQALDPKGIMNPGKLLPPCE from the coding sequence ATGCTGCCGTTTCTGCGCAGGCTCCGCGAGCGATTGGGTCCGCAAGGCTATGCCGATGCGGCGGACGAGCTTGCGCCATGGCTCACCGACTGGCGGGGCAGGGTGACGGGCAAGGCGCTTGCGATGGTGAGCCCGGCCTCGCTCGAAGAAGTCCGTTTCGTGGTGCAGGCGGCGGCGCAAGAAGGCGTGCCGCTGGCGCCGCAAGGCGGCAACACCTCGATGGTCGCCGGGGCGACGCCCGATGCCGATGGCCGCGCGCTGCTGCTCTCGATGCGGCGGATGCGCAAAATCCGCTCCGTCTCGGGGGAGGACAACGCCCTCGTCGCCGAGGCCGGGGTGATCCTGTCCGATGTGCATGACGCCGCCGAAGCGGGCGACCGCTTCTTTCCGCTGTCACTCGCGGCCAAGGGATCGGCGACGGTGGGCGGGCTGGTGTCGACCAATGCCGGCGGGGTGCAGGTGCTGCGCTACGGCACGATGCGCGCGCTGACGCTCGGGCTGGAAACGGTCCTTGCCGATGGCACGGTCCACCATGGCCTGAAACCGCTGAGGAAGGACAATCGGGGCTATGACCTGAAGCACCTTTTGATCGGCGCGGAAGGGACGCTGGGCGTGGTCACGGCGGCGACGCTTGCGCTTGTGCCGCGCCCGGTGGAGCGGGTGACGGCATGGGCGGGCCTCGCCCGGCTACCCGCCGCTCTCGCGCTCCTCAGGCGGATGGAGGCGGCGACGGGCGGGCAGGTGAGCAGCTTCGAGCTTCTTCCCCAATGCGGCCTTGACCTGGTGCTGGCGCATCTGCCGGCCGCGCGTTCCCCGCTTGGCGGCCGCCATGAGTGGCAGGTGCTGATCGAAGCGGATACGGCGCGTCCGGGCGATCCGCTTGCCGCTATCGTGCAACAGGCGCTGGCCGATGCGCTTGAGGCGGGCGAGATCGCCGACGCCGTGATCGCGCAAAGCGCGGCGCAGGCCGAGGCGTTCTGGCTGCTGCGCGAGTCGATGTCGGAGGCGGAGCGCCGCGAAGGCCCGGCCGCCAAGCACGACGTCGCGGTGACGGTGGGCGACATGCCCGCGTTCATCCTGCAGACCACGCCCGAGGTCGAAGCCGCCTTTCCCGGCGCGCGCGTCCTTGCGTTCGGCCATCTTGGCGACGGCAACGTCCATTTCAACGTCAGGCCGCCATTGGGCGACGGCGGCGAATGGCTGGGGCGGCACATCGACGCAATCAACCGCTTCGTGCACGATGCGGTGACGGCGATGGGCGGCACGCTTTCCGCCGAGCATGGAATCGGCGTCACGAAGCGCGACGAGTTCGCCCGGCTGGCCGCCCCTGGTCAGCTTGAGTGGATGCGGTCCATCAAGCAGGCGCTGGACCCCAAGGGAATCATGAACCCGGGCAAGCTTCTGCCGCCTTGCGAATAG
- a CDS encoding IS1595 family transposase: MDVLDRDKLPFPKSLPEFQRLFPDDGACASWLEKARWPDGFACPRCGVVGDPFRFTTRPVILMCRSCRRQTGLMVGTAMERSHIPLSVWFWAAYLVASQTTGISAVQLQRQLGLTRYETAFGLLHKLRAAMVRPDQDRIGGQSGQHVEVDETWIGGRTRGEGRGTHHKTLVVAAVEVRHREPGTGQDRRRNGRYAGRVRLAIGADRSAGALGGFVQSAVEPGTLVITDDWSGYSGLQGGGYDHHAIAQCGDPEVSEEFLPIVHLVFSNLKAWLNGIHHGVSTKHLQAYLNEFTFRFNRRFYPFNAFRSLLGIASDIEAPTFAELYSGQWTHHTISSGCMP, from the coding sequence GTGGACGTTCTTGACCGCGACAAGCTGCCGTTCCCGAAATCCCTCCCCGAGTTCCAGCGGCTTTTCCCGGATGATGGCGCTTGCGCGTCCTGGCTTGAAAAAGCTCGCTGGCCTGATGGATTTGCGTGCCCACGCTGTGGCGTCGTCGGCGATCCGTTTCGTTTCACCACTCGGCCTGTCATCCTGATGTGCCGCTCGTGTCGCCGTCAGACCGGCCTGATGGTCGGCACGGCCATGGAACGAAGCCACATCCCGCTCAGCGTGTGGTTCTGGGCCGCTTACCTGGTTGCGAGTCAGACGACCGGCATATCTGCCGTCCAGTTGCAGCGCCAGCTTGGCCTGACCCGGTACGAGACGGCCTTTGGCCTGCTCCATAAACTGCGCGCCGCGATGGTGCGCCCCGATCAGGATCGGATCGGCGGGCAGAGCGGTCAGCATGTCGAGGTCGATGAGACCTGGATCGGCGGGCGAACGCGCGGCGAAGGCCGGGGAACCCACCACAAAACGCTGGTGGTCGCCGCCGTCGAAGTTCGTCACCGGGAGCCTGGCACTGGCCAGGACCGCCGCCGGAACGGACGCTATGCCGGAAGGGTTCGATTGGCCATCGGTGCAGACCGCAGTGCCGGTGCCCTTGGTGGCTTTGTACAGAGCGCGGTCGAGCCGGGAACGCTGGTCATCACCGATGATTGGAGCGGCTATAGCGGGTTGCAGGGCGGCGGTTACGACCATCACGCCATCGCCCAGTGTGGCGACCCGGAGGTGTCCGAAGAGTTCCTGCCCATCGTCCATCTGGTGTTCTCAAACCTCAAAGCGTGGCTCAACGGCATCCACCACGGCGTCAGCACCAAGCATCTGCAAGCCTACCTCAACGAGTTCACTTTCCGCTTCAATCGCCGCTTCTACCCGTTCAACGCCTTCCGATCCCTCCTCGGGATCGCCAGTGATATCGAGGCGCCGACCTTTGCCGAACTCTACTCAGGCCAATGGACCCACCATACCATATCTAGTGGGTGTATGCCTTAA
- a CDS encoding DEAD/DEAH box helicase, which translates to MSFADLGLSDELLRAVEDSGYTEPTPVQRQAIPSVLMNKDLIAIAQTGTGKTASFVLPMIDILSHGRARARMPRSLILEPTRELAAQVAENFEKYGKNSKLSMALLIGGVGFGDQDKALEKGVDVLIATPGRLMDQFGRGKILLSGVDILVIDEADRMLDMGFVPDIEAICSKLPPRRQTLLFSATMPPPIKKLADRFLTEPRHIEVARPAAANALITQRLVESTVRGKRDTLRALLREGVKNAIIFANRKTTVRDLAASLKRHGFAVGQIHGDMEQAERLRELDRFKADEINVLVASDVAARGLDIKGVSHVFNFDVPWHPDDYVHRIGRTGRAGATGTAITLYTAEDAEAIDQIEKLTKTNIDRTPLSGQAPAAPSGPSDEADDQPRSQPRRGRSRSAAKPAGDAPAKPRVQTAGAAPAKPRAQTAPEPVRAEQAPPLPVDANPEWNGPVPAFLQVRLHG; encoded by the coding sequence ATGAGCTTTGCCGACCTAGGCCTTTCAGACGAATTGCTCCGCGCCGTCGAGGACAGCGGCTATACCGAGCCGACGCCGGTCCAGCGTCAGGCCATTCCGTCGGTGCTGATGAACAAGGACCTGATTGCCATCGCGCAGACCGGCACGGGCAAGACCGCGTCCTTCGTGCTGCCGATGATCGACATATTGTCCCACGGCCGCGCCCGGGCGCGGATGCCGCGTTCGCTCATCCTGGAGCCGACGCGCGAACTGGCGGCGCAGGTCGCCGAGAACTTCGAGAAATACGGCAAGAACAGCAAGCTTTCGATGGCGCTTCTGATCGGCGGCGTCGGCTTTGGCGACCAGGACAAGGCGCTGGAAAAGGGCGTCGACGTGCTGATCGCGACACCCGGTCGCCTCATGGACCAGTTCGGGCGCGGCAAGATATTGCTGTCGGGCGTCGACATTCTGGTGATCGACGAGGCCGACCGGATGCTGGACATGGGCTTTGTGCCCGACATCGAGGCGATCTGCTCCAAGCTTCCACCCCGCCGCCAGACGCTGCTCTTTTCCGCGACGATGCCGCCGCCGATCAAGAAGCTGGCCGACCGCTTCCTCACCGAGCCGCGCCATATCGAGGTTGCCCGCCCCGCCGCCGCCAACGCGCTCATCACCCAGCGGCTGGTCGAATCGACCGTGCGCGGCAAGCGCGACACGCTGCGCGCCCTGTTGCGGGAAGGCGTCAAGAACGCGATCATCTTCGCCAACCGCAAGACCACGGTGCGCGACCTTGCCGCAAGCCTGAAGCGCCACGGCTTTGCGGTGGGGCAGATCCACGGCGACATGGAACAGGCCGAGCGTCTGCGCGAGCTTGACCGGTTCAAGGCCGATGAAATCAACGTCCTCGTCGCGTCCGATGTCGCGGCACGGGGGCTGGACATCAAGGGCGTGAGCCACGTCTTCAACTTCGACGTGCCGTGGCACCCGGACGATTATGTCCACCGGATCGGCCGCACTGGCCGCGCCGGGGCGACCGGCACGGCGATCACCCTCTACACGGCCGAGGATGCCGAGGCGATCGACCAGATCGAAAAGCTGACCAAGACCAACATCGACCGGACGCCGCTTTCGGGACAAGCGCCCGCCGCCCCTTCCGGCCCGTCCGACGAGGCGGACGACCAGCCCCGCAGCCAGCCAAGGCGCGGCCGCTCCCGCTCCGCTGCCAAGCCCGCAGGCGACGCCCCTGCGAAACCACGGGTACAGACCGCAGGCGCCGCCCCTGCAAAGCCACGGGCACAGACCGCTCCCGAACCCGTTCGGGCAGAGCAGGCCCCGCCGTTACCGGTAGACGCCAACCCGGAGTGGAACGGGCCGGTCCCCGCATTTCTTCAGGTGCGGCTCCACGGCTGA